Genomic window (Desulforapulum autotrophicum HRM2):
ACCGTCTGAAAGTATTCATCCAGAATTTGGGTAAAGGCAACAAGAAATTCGGGCTGTCTTTTTTTCAGAAATCGCTCTACCAGGACATTGCGTCGTTCTATTAATTGCTGGGAATCAAGTTTATCCATGGTCTCCTGGAAGTTTTTGTAACAATTATGGTTGAGCCGATAGAGTCATAACTGCACGACTGGAGAATGTATAAGCAATTTCTGTGCCCGGGGTCAGAGGTTCGCCGGTACTGCATTCCAGGATTTGATTGCTTTAAAAAAATTACATTAAAGGAATCAAATTTACAAAAACGTAATAAATGAGAAGTGGCATAACCTGAAGCCGCACAAAATTTGCGGCTCCAGGTTGAAATCCGGTGAGTCAGGCTTGACGGGATACTACTTGTCCAATTTTTCCTGCTCTTTTTCCTTGTCGTCCTTGTCGCCTTCGTTAAGTTCTGCATCCCGGGTTGCTTTCTTAAAATTCTTGATCCCTTTTCCTATTCCAGAGCCGATTTCAGGAAGTTTTCCCGCTCCAAATATGATGAGGATAATCACAAGGATAATTATCAGTTCTGGCATTCCAAGTCCACCAATCATCACCTACTCCTGTTTTTATGATATTTTGTTGCCTGTTGCGTAAAATCAAATGAAATAGATACCATTGTGTTTGTGAAGTGTCAATGTTTTAGAAGCGTTCCCATTCCAGATGCTTTGTTCATGCCTTTTGGAGTTGTTCCAGAAATTTTTATGGGGGCGGGTGCCGGTTTTTTTTCAGGCTCAAACCAAATGAGATGGGATGACCTGGAACCCGGGATTAAATTTTACATCTAAAAACGTTAGTGCTCTAATCATTGAAAAATTATCAGATGCGGGGTATATGAATTTAAAACATAATATTTTTGTGCAACCTTTAACAGGAGTTCCCATGACACACAACAGCCCGTCAAATGTACGATTTTCCGGTGCCACCAAATATGTGCTTGACAGTGAACTTGCAGGAATCGTCAATGTTTCCATGGCCCTTGAGATGCCGCTTCTGCTGAAGGGCGAGCCCGGAACTGGCAAGACTATGCTGGCCTACGCAATTGCCGAAAGTCTTGATATGCCTCTGATTGTGCTCAATGTGAAATCCAGCATGAAGCTTATTGAAGCCCTTTATCAGTATGACACCCTGACCCGCCTCAACGACAGCCGCTTTGGAGATTCCATGCGGGAGGTGAGCAATATCGATGATTACATCAAGATGGGCAAGATCGGCCAGGCTTTTACCGCACCCCACCGCACCGTTCTTCTCATCGACGAGATCGACAAGGCCGATACCGATTTCCAGGATGATATGCTGGATGTGCTGGACCAGATGCAGTTTGACATCATTGAGACCGACCAGACAATCAAGGCCGTGAACCGGCCTGTGATCATCATCACCTCAAACGCCAAAAAGGACCTGTCCGATCCATTCCTGGGTCGGTGCAATTTCCACCACATTGCCTTTCCCGATCCTAAAATGATGAGAAAAATCATTGACATTCATTTTCCCGATATCGACAAGACTCTTGCCGAAAATGCCATCAACGCATTTTTTACCATGCGTGAACTGGACGGGGTTGAAAAAAAACCAGCGACAAGGGAGCTGATTAACTGGATTCGTGCCTTGAATGCCGATCCAGACTTTAAGTCCAGGGACCTTATCAAGGGAGAACTCCCCTTTCTCGGGGTGTTGTTCAAGAAAAGTCCGGACTATGACCGGGCAAGAAGCCTCACCCCAAGGCGGCGGCTTTTCTAGTCGGCATGGCCGGAGCAGGGTATGGCTTATGGCTTGCTGCCACAACGAAGCATGAAACTTGAATCTTCGACAGCAGAGGCGACCAGAGGGAGGTTTTGCCCGTAGCGGATTAAACGGCAGCGGTCAGCATGGACGCTGAAGGAGCTGCCGTTTCCC
Coding sequences:
- a CDS encoding AAA family ATPase, whose protein sequence is MTHNSPSNVRFSGATKYVLDSELAGIVNVSMALEMPLLLKGEPGTGKTMLAYAIAESLDMPLIVLNVKSSMKLIEALYQYDTLTRLNDSRFGDSMREVSNIDDYIKMGKIGQAFTAPHRTVLLIDEIDKADTDFQDDMLDVLDQMQFDIIETDQTIKAVNRPVIIITSNAKKDLSDPFLGRCNFHHIAFPDPKMMRKIIDIHFPDIDKTLAENAINAFFTMRELDGVEKKPATRELINWIRALNADPDFKSRDLIKGELPFLGVLFKKSPDYDRARSLTPRRRLF
- a CDS encoding twin-arginine translocase TatA/TatE family subunit — encoded protein: MIGGLGMPELIIILVIILIIFGAGKLPEIGSGIGKGIKNFKKATRDAELNEGDKDDKEKEQEKLDK